A DNA window from Candidatus Eremiobacteraceae bacterium contains the following coding sequences:
- a CDS encoding SemiSWEET transporter, whose protein sequence is MPLLRPEARMRWLRAFEPLMIVMGIVSPLATLPSITKLYFTHSQHAAGQSLTTWSIYAFAALLWFVYGLLNRNPAIYVGNGIGLVMDLLMVNGILLKAGITY, encoded by the coding sequence ATGCCTCTGCTAAGACCCGAGGCGCGCATGAGGTGGCTTCGAGCTTTCGAGCCATTGATGATCGTCATGGGAATCGTGTCGCCACTCGCCACTCTACCATCGATCACAAAGCTGTATTTCACGCACAGCCAGCACGCAGCCGGACAATCGCTGACGACCTGGTCCATCTATGCGTTTGCGGCCTTGCTGTGGTTCGTCTATGGTTTGCTCAACCGGAACCCCGCCATCTACGTCGGCAACGGTATCGGACTCGTGATGGATCTGCTGATGGTGAATGGTATCCTATTGAAGGCCGGCATCACCTATTGA